One Gimesia aquarii DNA segment encodes these proteins:
- a CDS encoding DUF2752 domain-containing protein yields MLLIGWSLFLIAGFSLAVQIKPDSRGFGTHQKLGFAPCVIRNRLSIPCPSCGMTTSFSHFVRGQIRQSAQANTSGLVLAVVCLVMIPWSWISVYHKRLWLVSNPESCLLWLMCGLVTITLMEWFFRLAF; encoded by the coding sequence ATGCTGTTAATTGGTTGGAGTCTGTTTTTGATTGCCGGATTTAGCCTTGCAGTTCAAATAAAGCCGGACTCACGTGGGTTCGGTACCCATCAAAAACTTGGTTTTGCACCTTGTGTCATACGAAATCGATTATCCATTCCCTGTCCCAGTTGTGGGATGACAACTTCCTTTTCACATTTTGTTCGAGGTCAGATCCGTCAGTCTGCTCAGGCCAATACTTCTGGTTTGGTTCTGGCAGTCGTTTGTCTTGTGATGATCCCCTGGTCCTGGATCAGTGTTTATCATAAGCGACTCTGGTTGGTCTCAAACCCTGAAAGTTGCTTACTCTGGTTGATGTGTGGTTTAGTCACTATCACCCTGATGGAGTGGTTTTTTCGGCTGGCCTTTTAA
- a CDS encoding 3'-5' exoribonuclease YhaM family protein, whose amino-acid sequence MNSPHQVMLLSEMKPGQFADSFVLLVSKERSITRDGKPYFRAHFRDNSITATAMIWSDTTWFEDCESNWTEGEFYKVRARYDESKYGPQLDIDRIRLANADDEADGFDPGFYFKRSRFSSEEMFQELTEITNTEISDVPLRNLVLDILSAYEEQIKTIAAASKNHHAFTGGFLEHVLSVTKTACYLADKYLAYYQKMQPPLNKSLVVAGAILHDIGKLRELEYKPHGSQYTPAGRLVGHILLGRDLVREHAVKIEGLNPEMLLRLEHLIVAHQNLPEWGSPIAPHTPEALLVHYADDVDAKFHMMATTLENVLPGSQEEFSSRDNALRRSIFVGLKSNE is encoded by the coding sequence ATGAATTCACCGCACCAAGTAATGTTGCTGAGCGAAATGAAGCCAGGACAGTTTGCAGACAGCTTTGTTCTACTGGTTTCCAAAGAGCGATCTATAACCAGAGATGGTAAACCGTACTTTCGCGCTCATTTCCGAGATAACAGTATTACAGCAACAGCAATGATTTGGAGTGACACCACCTGGTTTGAAGATTGTGAGTCGAATTGGACAGAAGGAGAATTTTACAAAGTTCGTGCTCGGTATGATGAGAGTAAGTATGGTCCTCAATTAGACATTGATCGAATTCGTTTGGCTAATGCGGACGATGAGGCGGATGGTTTTGATCCTGGTTTCTATTTTAAAAGATCTCGCTTTTCGAGTGAGGAAATGTTCCAGGAACTGACTGAAATCACAAATACAGAAATCAGTGATGTGCCTTTGAGAAATTTAGTGTTGGATATTCTTTCGGCTTACGAAGAACAAATCAAGACAATCGCGGCAGCAAGCAAAAACCATCATGCATTTACAGGAGGCTTTCTTGAACATGTTTTGTCAGTAACGAAAACCGCTTGCTATTTGGCAGATAAGTATCTGGCATACTATCAGAAGATGCAGCCACCTTTGAATAAATCATTAGTTGTTGCAGGTGCTATTTTGCATGACATTGGGAAATTGAGGGAGTTGGAATATAAGCCGCATGGTTCTCAGTATACACCGGCTGGACGCCTGGTTGGTCATATTTTATTAGGACGCGATTTGGTTCGCGAACATGCTGTAAAAATAGAAGGACTCAATCCCGAAATGTTATTACGTCTAGAGCATCTCATAGTAGCACATCAGAATTTACCCGAATGGGGATCTCCGATTGCTCCTCACACTCCAGAAGCTTTGTTGGTACATTATGCTGATGATGTCGATGCGAAATTCCATATGATGGCGACGACGCTGGAAAATGTTTTGCCCGGAAGCCAAGAAGAGTTTTCAAGTCGCGATAATGCATTACGACGAAGCATTTTTGTTGGTTTGAAGTCAAACGAATAA
- a CDS encoding SDR family NAD(P)-dependent oxidoreductase → MKLEGRNALVTGASRGIGRGCAIEMAKAGANVAINYRSHPEEAETAAEEARSFGVKAITIQADVSDQQSVDAAVSTVAEEFGSLDLFVSNSAYSDRELILEADMEGFKKTIDVTMWGAFFGVRAAAQQMTKQGEGGSIVVISSPHAVIAIPTSAAYNMAKAAIDHMARTAAIEFAPYRIRVNTVHPGWIDTPGERKFFTDEQLEAGAENIPWKRLGSPNEVGKLVTFLSSGDADYMTGGTTTIDGGISLPWWSNRAEGGQ, encoded by the coding sequence ATGAAGCTGGAAGGGCGAAATGCGCTCGTAACAGGTGCCTCGCGTGGAATCGGTCGTGGCTGTGCGATTGAAATGGCCAAAGCAGGAGCAAACGTCGCAATCAATTACCGATCTCATCCTGAAGAAGCAGAGACCGCAGCAGAAGAAGCACGATCATTTGGCGTCAAAGCAATCACAATTCAGGCCGATGTCTCAGACCAACAATCTGTAGATGCTGCCGTTTCAACAGTCGCGGAAGAGTTTGGGAGCCTCGATTTATTTGTTTCTAATTCTGCTTATAGTGATCGAGAGCTGATTCTCGAAGCGGATATGGAAGGCTTCAAAAAAACCATAGATGTGACAATGTGGGGCGCGTTCTTTGGTGTCCGTGCTGCGGCACAACAAATGACGAAGCAAGGAGAGGGAGGATCTATCGTTGTGATTAGTTCTCCGCATGCAGTAATTGCAATTCCCACTTCAGCTGCCTACAACATGGCCAAAGCGGCAATTGATCACATGGCGAGAACCGCTGCCATTGAATTTGCCCCGTACAGAATCCGCGTAAACACTGTTCACCCAGGTTGGATTGATACTCCGGGAGAAAGAAAATTCTTCACTGATGAACAACTTGAAGCAGGAGCAGAAAATATCCCCTGGAAACGACTGGGGAGCCCCAATGAAGTTGGAAAGCTTGTTACATTTCTCTCCAGTGGTGATGCTGATTATATGACAGGAGGTACAACTACTATCGATGGCGGGATCAGTCTGCCCTGGTGGTCAAATCGAGCCGAAGGGGGACAATAG
- the dapF gene encoding diaminopimelate epimerase, which translates to MKFTKMQGAGNDYVYVNCFKEILPQDIPNLAKQVSDRHKGIGSDGLILICPSEKADAQMRMFNADGSESEMCGNGIRCVAKYVYDHGIVQSQTLKIETGAGILSLDLDIIDQRVSQVRVNMGRPILNSSEIPTLLTGDPPVNADLQVGDQTIQVTCVSMGNPHCVSFVDEITDYWVHEIGPQVEVHPMFPKRINAEFIEIISQNEMIMRVWERGSGETQACGTGACASAVAGVLTGRTERNVLIHLPGGDLRLEWSESDEVFMTGPAVEVYEGVWTGPQ; encoded by the coding sequence ATGAAATTCACCAAGATGCAGGGAGCAGGAAACGACTACGTCTATGTTAACTGTTTTAAAGAAATCCTTCCTCAAGACATTCCGAATTTGGCAAAACAGGTCAGTGATCGACATAAGGGGATCGGCTCCGATGGTTTAATTTTGATTTGTCCTTCTGAAAAAGCAGATGCGCAGATGCGAATGTTCAATGCCGATGGTAGTGAATCAGAAATGTGTGGTAATGGAATTCGTTGTGTTGCGAAGTACGTTTATGATCATGGCATTGTACAGTCTCAGACACTAAAGATTGAGACGGGTGCAGGCATTCTGAGCCTCGATCTCGACATCATTGATCAAAGAGTCAGCCAGGTTCGCGTGAATATGGGGAGACCGATTTTAAACAGCTCTGAAATTCCGACACTGCTCACCGGAGATCCTCCCGTGAATGCGGATTTGCAGGTGGGGGATCAGACAATTCAGGTTACTTGTGTTTCAATGGGGAACCCGCATTGTGTGTCTTTCGTGGATGAGATTACCGATTATTGGGTGCATGAAATAGGTCCTCAGGTGGAAGTCCATCCGATGTTTCCCAAGCGAATCAATGCTGAATTCATCGAAATTATTTCACAGAACGAGATGATAATGCGCGTTTGGGAACGGGGTTCAGGAGAAACCCAGGCTTGTGGGACTGGTGCGTGTGCCTCAGCTGTTGCAGGAGTCTTAACAGGACGTACCGAACGCAATGTGCTTATCCATTTACCTGGTGGTGACTTACGATTAGAGTGGTCTGAATCAGATGAAGTGTTTATGACGGGACCTGCGGTAGAAGTTTACGAAGGAGTTTGGACAGGTCCCCAATAA
- a CDS encoding HesB/IscA family protein translates to MAVTITENASKELKRFMEDQKMGDGSLLRIGIVSGGCSGFQYDFRFVDEIDEENDTVSEQHGVKVVVDKKSGLYLDGTTVDFYESLEKRGFTFENPNAVKSCGCGSSFSA, encoded by the coding sequence ATGGCTGTCACAATTACTGAAAATGCTTCCAAAGAATTGAAGCGATTTATGGAAGACCAGAAGATGGGCGATGGTTCTTTATTGAGAATCGGAATCGTTTCTGGTGGTTGCAGTGGATTCCAATATGATTTCCGCTTTGTCGATGAAATCGATGAAGAAAATGATACGGTGTCTGAACAACACGGTGTCAAAGTGGTTGTAGACAAAAAAAGCGGTCTTTACTTAGATGGTACAACCGTAGATTTCTACGAAAGCCTGGAAAAACGCGGATTTACCTTTGAAAATCCGAATGCAGTCAAATCTTGCGGGTGTGGAAGCAGCTTCTCTGCGTAA